Genomic segment of Buchnera aphidicola (Aphis nerii):
AGAAAGTTGTAATAGACTCTTATTACATGCTATTTCTATTAATTTTATACATCCTAGTAATGGTAATATATTAAATATAAAAGCACCACTAGATATGAATATTAGAAATTTTTTACAAACTCTTGTATGATATGTTTTAAAAACATTAAAATAAAATGATTTATTTTTATATAAATATTATATAGAGAGGGAAATTAAATGGCTGTACAAAAAAATAAACCAACTCGCTCTAAAAGAGGTATGAGACGTTCACATGATTCGCTAAAAAATATAACATTATCCATAGATAAAGTTTCTGGAGAAACACATATTAGACATCATATGACTCAAAAGGGATTTTATAAAGGTAAAAAAGTTCTTTAAAACAAATAGAAGCGGTATTTTTTAAAAGTACCGTTTTATAAAAAATTATTTTCGAAATACAATATTATTTATTTCAATAAATTTTTTGTTTAATAAAAAGGTTGTTTTAATGTGTTTATTTGCTATGTTATTTCCAGGTCAGGGTGTTCAATATATAAATATGTTGTCTTCTTACTTAAAAAAAGAAAAACTTTTTCAAAATACTTTTAAGGAAGCTTCAGAATATATAGGATATAATTTATTAAAATTAATAAAAGAAGGCCCTTTAAAAATACTTAATAATAGTCAATATACACAACCAATAATATTAACTTCATCAATTGCAATTTATAGATTTTGGAAACAATGCAATGGAAAAAATCCATCTTTAATGTCTGGACACAGCCTAGGAGAATATTCTGCGTTAGTTTGTTCTAATTCATTAGAATTTAGTGATGCATTAAAAATAGTGCATATGCGTGGTAAACATATGCAAAAAATTGCTTTAAATCAATCATGTTTAGTAAAAGCAATAATTGGTTTAGATCAAAATATTGTAAGAAAAATTTGTCAAAAATATACATCAAAAACAGTTTCTGTTGCAAGCATTAATTCTGATAATCAAATAATTATTTCAGGCTCTCAATTAGATGTCTATCAAGCTAGTTTAGATTGTAAAAAAAATGGAGCTAAGTTTATATTTGATATCAATCTTAATATACCAATACATAGTTATTTGATGCAACCAGTTGCTAAAAAAATTGAATCTATATTAAAAAATATTAAAATTAAACAACCTAAAATACCAGTTATAAATAATGTAGATGTAAAATGTGAAAAAAATAGTAATAAAATTAAAAATGCTTTAATAAAACAAATATATAAAACGGTAAGATGGAAAGAAATAATAGATTTTATACAAGAAAAAAATATTTTTATTATGCTAGAAATAGGACCAAATAAAATTTTAACAAATTTAAATAAAAAAAATATTAATCTAGTTTCTTTAAATACAAGTAATAAAAAATATTTTTTAGAAGCTTTTAAAAAAATTAATTTAAAATCATGAAAATTAAACAACGAACAGCTTTAGTAACCGGTGCAAATAAAGGAATTGGCAAAGCAATAGCCATAAAGTTATTAAAAAAAGGAATTAAAGTCATAGGAACATCTACTAGTAAGAATGGAGTAAAAACAATAAATGAATATTTAAAAAATAATGGATTCGGTTTTATTTTAGATTTAAAAGATACTGAATCTATTACAGAAAAAATAAAAGAAATTTACAAAAATAAATGTTCTATCGATATATTAATTAATAATGCTGCAGTTAAAGCAGATAAATTATTAGTTCAGATGAATAATAAAGAATGGGAAGATATAATAAAAATTAATTTAATATCTATATTTTATATTTCCAAAGCTGTTATTCCTTCTATGATTAAAAAGAAAACAGGACGTATTATAACAATTGGTTCTATAATCGCTTATATAGGAAATAAAGGTCAAGCTAATTATAGTGCTTCAAAATCAGGTCTTATTGGATTTCATAAGTCATTAGCATTAGAAGTTGCTTCTAAAGGAATAACTGTTAATATAATTGCACCAGGACTTATTAAAACAGACTTTATTAAAGATTTAAATAAAATACAGTACAAAAAATATTTATCTTATATTCCAATGAAAAGATTAGGAACAGTAGAAGAAATTGCAAATGCAGTAATATTTTTATCTTCTACGAATGCATCCTATATTACCGGACAAACACTACATGTCAATGGTGGCATGTATATGTAAAAAAATATATTAATTTATAATAAACACTTTAAAGTGAGTAATATAATATGAACAACATCGAAAAAAAAGTAAAACAAATTATTTCAAAAAAATTAGATATAAAAATAGAAAATATTGATATTCAATCTTCATTTTTAGAAGATCTTGGAGCTGATTCTTTAGATATTGTCGAATTAATTATGACTCTAGAAGAAGATTTTAATATAGAAATATCTGACGAAGAGGCAGAAAAAATAAAAACAGTAAAAAATGCCATTGATTTTATTAGTACTAAACTAAAAGATTAAAATTAGTTTAAATTAGAAATTTAAAAATAATGATAAAAAATAAATTTATTGTAGTTGAAGGATTAGAAGGAGCAGGGAAAACGCATGCGTGTACTTATATAAAAGAAATTTTAAAAAAAAATAACATTAAAAATGTTATATTAGTTCGACAACCAGGAAGTACACCTGTTGCAGAAAAAATAAGAAAATTAATTAAAATGTACCATACCGAAAAAATTATAAAAGAAACAGAACTACTTTTGATGTATGCTGCAAGAATACAACTTGTTAAAACAATTATCAAACCAGCATTGAAAAAAGGATATTGGGTAATTTCAGATCGTCACGATTTATCTTCTTTAGCTTATCAAGGTGAGGGTTTAGGTATTAACAAAAATATTATTAATCAATTAAAATATTTATTTTTAGAAAATTTTATTCCAGATTTAACTTTATATTTAGATGTTATACCTGAAATTGGTTTACAACGAGCATTAAAACGTAGTTCGTCGTTAGATAGAATCGAAAAAAGATCTTTAACATTTTTTCAAAAAACCCGGAAAGGTTATTTAAATAATATAAAATCAGACACGAAGACCATTAAAATAGATGCCAATTTAAACATTGAAAAAGTTAGTAAAAATATTAAAAAACAATTCTCAAAATGGCTTCAAAAACAATTCATATGAAATATTATCCTTGGTTAGTAAATCCATACAAAATAATTATTAAGCAACATCAAATAAAAAAACCACATCATGCATTACTAATTAAAACTACAAGAGGATTAAAAGTATTTAAATTAATTTGGTATATAAGTAAATGGTTACTATGTAATGAAACAGATGGAATGAAATTTTGTAATAAATGTCATAGTTGTAAATTAATGTCATCAGGAAATCATCCAGATTGGCACCAATATACAAAAAATAAAAATGAAATAATCACTGTCGATCACATTAGAGAAATTAATGAAAAAATATTTAAATATCCACAACAAGGAAAAAACAAAATAATATTTTTACCAAATATTCATAAATTAACAGAATCTGCAATAAATGCATTTTTAAAAACATTAGAAGAACCACCAGGAAATACTTGGTTTTTTTTAATAGATTATAATAATAACGTAACAATAAATTATACAATATATAGTCGTTGTTTAATATATAAATTATTTCCTCCACAAGAAAAACATGGTTTAAATTGGTTACATGATCAAAAATTGTCAAATAAAATATCTAATTTAATATCATTACGTACTAACCAGGGGTCACCAATATCTGCTAAAAAATTTATTACTAATGGGCTTTGGGAAGAAAGAAAAAATTTATTTATATATTTTTTAAAATCCATAAAAAGTAAAAACCTACTAAAAATATTACCAATCTTATCTATTAATAATACTTTAGTAAAAATAGATTGGATTTGTCTATTATTATTTGATTCTATAAAAACCTATTTTAATCAAACAAAACAATTAACTAATTTTGATCAATTAGAATTAATTAAATTTTTTTCTAATAATTATAATTATTTTACTTTAAATAAAAGTATTAAAATTTGGAATAAATGTCGATATAGATTATTTAACACACCGAGTGTTAACAACGAATTATTATTATTAGAACAATTGCTTAAATGGGAAAAAACTTTAGGTTTTATTTTTTAATCTTAATTTTATACTAATAGAGATAAAGTTATGTTTTTAATTGATTCTCACTGTCATCTTGACCAATTAAATTACAATTCATTACATAAAAATATAGAAGATATGATTAAAAAATCACATGAAAATTATGTGAAAAAATTTTTAACAGTATCCACTTCTATTAATAACTTTTATAATATACAAAAAATATTTGATAAATATAATTTTATTTTTTATTCCTGTGGTGTTCATCCCTTACATTGTCAAAAAGAAAAAAATTTAAATCAACTTAAATTATTATCAATGAATCAACGTGTCATTGCACTAGGAGAAACAGGATTAGATTATTATTATTCACCTGAAAATAAGAAGATACAACAATATTTTTTTCGAGAACACATACGCATCGCAATACAATTAAATAAACCTATTATAGTACATACAAGAAACGCTATAAACGATACAATAAAAATATTAAAAGAAGAACATGCAGAAAAATGTGGAGGTATTTTACATTCATTTACTGAAAATGATAAATCAGCATTTAAATTATTAGATCTTGGTTTTTATATTTCTTTTTCTGGAATAATAACTTTTAAAAATTCAATTGAATTAAGAAATACATTAAAAAAAATACCATTAGAAAATTTACTAATAGAAACAGATTCTCCATATTTAGCACCAATTCCGCATAGAGGAAAAGAAAACCAACCAGCATATTTACTTGATATTGCAAAGTATATTTGTTTGATCAAGAAAATATATTTAGAAGAATTTGCTGAAATTATAAAAAATAATTTTTATACATTATTTAAATTTTAAAAATAAAATATATTATTTAAATTAATTTTATATTTTATATATACCTAGGAGTTTTTCAATATGTTTAAAAATGTATTTGCAAGCCTTCAAAAAATTGGAAAATCACTTATGTTACCTGTATCTGTATTACCGATTGCAGGAATATTACTTGGTGTAGGATCCGCTCATTTTAGTTTAATACCAGATACTATGTCCGAAATTATGGCTCAAACTGGAGGGTCTGTTTTTTCAAATATGCCATTAATTTTTGCGATTGGGGTTGCTTTAGGTTTTACTAATAATGACGGTGTAGCAGCATTAGCTGCTGTTGTAGCATATAGTATTTTAATTAAAACACTATCTGTAATTGAACCAAACATATTGCATATAAATATAAACACAATAAAAAATAAAAGTTTATATGATATAGGAATATTAGGAGGTATTATAGCAGGTGCGGTATCTGCTTATATGTTTAATAAATTTTATAAAATACAATTACCTGAATATTTAGGATTTTTTGCAGGCAAAAGATTTGTTCCTATCATTTCAGGTTTATCAGCAATATTTATAGGATTAACATTA
This window contains:
- the acpP gene encoding acyl carrier protein, with amino-acid sequence MNNIEKKVKQIISKKLDIKIENIDIQSSFLEDLGADSLDIVELIMTLEEDFNIEISDEEAEKIKTVKNAIDFISTKLKD
- the tmk gene encoding dTMP kinase, whose product is MIKNKFIVVEGLEGAGKTHACTYIKEILKKNNIKNVILVRQPGSTPVAEKIRKLIKMYHTEKIIKETELLLMYAARIQLVKTIIKPALKKGYWVISDRHDLSSLAYQGEGLGINKNIINQLKYLFLENFIPDLTLYLDVIPEIGLQRALKRSSSLDRIEKRSLTFFQKTRKGYLNNIKSDTKTIKIDANLNIEKVSKNIKKQFSKWLQKQFI
- the rpmF gene encoding 50S ribosomal protein L32; protein product: MAVQKNKPTRSKRGMRRSHDSLKNITLSIDKVSGETHIRHHMTQKGFYKGKKVL
- a CDS encoding YchF/TatD family DNA exonuclease, producing MFLIDSHCHLDQLNYNSLHKNIEDMIKKSHENYVKKFLTVSTSINNFYNIQKIFDKYNFIFYSCGVHPLHCQKEKNLNQLKLLSMNQRVIALGETGLDYYYSPENKKIQQYFFREHIRIAIQLNKPIIVHTRNAINDTIKILKEEHAEKCGGILHSFTENDKSAFKLLDLGFYISFSGIITFKNSIELRNTLKKIPLENLLIETDSPYLAPIPHRGKENQPAYLLDIAKYICLIKKIYLEEFAEIIKNNFYTLFKF
- the fabD gene encoding ACP S-malonyltransferase — encoded protein: MCLFAMLFPGQGVQYINMLSSYLKKEKLFQNTFKEASEYIGYNLLKLIKEGPLKILNNSQYTQPIILTSSIAIYRFWKQCNGKNPSLMSGHSLGEYSALVCSNSLEFSDALKIVHMRGKHMQKIALNQSCLVKAIIGLDQNIVRKICQKYTSKTVSVASINSDNQIIISGSQLDVYQASLDCKKNGAKFIFDINLNIPIHSYLMQPVAKKIESILKNIKIKQPKIPVINNVDVKCEKNSNKIKNALIKQIYKTVRWKEIIDFIQEKNIFIMLEIGPNKILTNLNKKNINLVSLNTSNKKYFLEAFKKINLKS
- a CDS encoding DNA polymerase III subunit delta' C-terminal domain-containing protein, translating into MASKTIHMKYYPWLVNPYKIIIKQHQIKKPHHALLIKTTRGLKVFKLIWYISKWLLCNETDGMKFCNKCHSCKLMSSGNHPDWHQYTKNKNEIITVDHIREINEKIFKYPQQGKNKIIFLPNIHKLTESAINAFLKTLEEPPGNTWFFLIDYNNNVTINYTIYSRCLIYKLFPPQEKHGLNWLHDQKLSNKISNLISLRTNQGSPISAKKFITNGLWEERKNLFIYFLKSIKSKNLLKILPILSINNTLVKIDWICLLLFDSIKTYFNQTKQLTNFDQLELIKFFSNNYNYFTLNKSIKIWNKCRYRLFNTPSVNNELLLLEQLLKWEKTLGFIF
- a CDS encoding beta-ketoacyl-ACP reductase is translated as MKIKQRTALVTGANKGIGKAIAIKLLKKGIKVIGTSTSKNGVKTINEYLKNNGFGFILDLKDTESITEKIKEIYKNKCSIDILINNAAVKADKLLVQMNNKEWEDIIKINLISIFYISKAVIPSMIKKKTGRIITIGSIIAYIGNKGQANYSASKSGLIGFHKSLALEVASKGITVNIIAPGLIKTDFIKDLNKIQYKKYLSYIPMKRLGTVEEIANAVIFLSSTNASYITGQTLHVNGGMYM